One window of Amaranthus tricolor cultivar Red isolate AtriRed21 chromosome 13, ASM2621246v1, whole genome shotgun sequence genomic DNA carries:
- the LOC130798868 gene encoding uncharacterized protein LOC130798868: MAIRKLKPYFQSHQIIVRSSQPVKKILEGKNKSSRVTDWANQLVYFGIEYEPRTAIKAQALADFIAESTIPQQPEPNQEWKLYVDGSSTQSASGAGLLIMSSAGVRMERAVKFEFAASNNEAEYEALLMGLKIYYEAGTKILSTFSDSQLIVGQVNGEFEAKDDSMKMYLQEVREFVKKFDKFTLIHIPRSQNAQADSLAKLASSAETSAAHDIICEVLPNPSINLMVNTIDRLEMWTDPYIKFLQNQTLPQDKNQAKVLQKKARWFELHEGTLYKKSYTHPLLKCVSPEERNYILCEIHEGGCSIHQGVRTVIGKVLISGYYWPSLRKDAKALVKRCPECQYHSKIKRKPSNYLSVMQAVLPYGIPRVIITDNGRQFVSKNTIQYYDRFGIQIRFSTVSRPQTNGQVESTNKKILNGIKKKIEGVKGTWDEELLGILWASRTTVKEATGHTPFSLVYGSEAVLPVKIGIPSTRITYYSHDENEQGKRENLDLLPETRGNALLRFVAQKQKMIRSFNRLVKTKHVQIGDFVLCKVEATGKIVDGKIVDKGKIGAN; encoded by the exons ATGGCGATCAGGAAACTGAAACCatacttccaatcccaccagatcatcgtcAGATCCAGCCAAcctgtgaaaaagattctggaaggaaaaaacaaatcaagccgTGTCACTGATTGGGCTAATCAACTTGTATATTTCGGCATCGAATACGAACCACGAACAGCGATCAAAGCACAAGCCTTGGCTGACTTCATTGCCGAAAGCACTATCCCCCAACAGCCTGAACCTAATCAagaatggaagttgtatgtagatggaTCCTCGACACAATCAGCAAGCGGAGCTGGGCTGCTGATCATGTCTTCtgccggggtccgtatggaaagagcGGTCAAATTCGAGTTCGCGGCCTCTAACAATGAAGCAGAATACGAAGCCCTACTCATGGGGCTCAAAATCTACTATGAGGCAGGGACTAAAATATTATCCACTTTCTCTGATTCCCAACTAATAGTCGGACAAGTGAATGGGGAATTCGAAGCCAAAGATGACAGTATGAAGATGTACTTACAAGAAGTAAGAGAATTTGTCAAgaaattcgacaaattcacaTTGATCCACATTCCAAGATCTCAAAACGCACAGGCCGATTCCTTGGCAAAACTCGCCAGCTCAGCTGAAACATCCGCGGCTCACGATATTATCTGTGAAGTTCTTCCAAACCCCAGTATCAACCTCATGGTTAACACCATTGATAGATTAGAAATGTGGACGGACCCATACATCAAATTTTTGCAAAATCAGACGCTCCCCCAGGACAAGAATCAGGCCAAAGTGCTTCAAAAGAAGGCCAGATGGTTCGAGCTCCACGAAGGCACGctctataaaaaatcatatacccatccccttttaaaatgtgtttctcCTGAAGAAAGAAACTACATCCTTTGCGAAATACATGAAGGCGGATGCAGCATACATCAAGGAGTACGAACTGTCATTGGCAAAGTCCTCATaagcggatattattggccctctcTCAGGAAAGACGCGAAAGCCTTGGTCAAGCGATGTCCCGAATGCCAATACCACTCAAAGATAAAAAGGAAACCCTCTAACTACCTGTCCGTCATGCAAGCCGTCTTGCC ATACGGCATTCCTCGTGTGATCATTACCGACAATGGAAGACAATTTGTCAGCAAGAACACAATACAATACTATGACAGATTTGGCATTCAAATCCGATTCAGTACCGTATCTCGGCCACAAACAAATGGGCAAGTTGAAtcaacaaacaagaagatcctaaacggcatcaaaaagaaaatagaggggGTTAAAGGTACTTGGGACGAAGAACTACTCGGTATCCTATGGGCAAGCCGAACAACCGTCAAAGAAGCAACAGGGCATACCCCATTCTCTCTGGTATATGGGTCTGAAGCCGTGCTTCCAGTAAAGATAGGCATACCCTCCACAAGGAttacctactactcacacgacgaaAATGAACAAGGGAAAAGGGAGAACTTAGATCTGCTTCCAGAAACACGGGGGAATGCATTGTTAAGATTCGTGGCCCAAAAACAGAAGATGATTCGCAGCTTCAACCGACTCGTCAAAACTAAACACGTTCAAATTGGCGACTTCGTCCTATGTAAAGTGGAGGCCACGGGGAAAATCGTAGATGGGAAAATCGTAGATAAAGGGAAAATCGGAGCCAACTAG
- the LOC130798869 gene encoding uncharacterized protein LOC130798869 gives MPRIEDGRSSLHEDLTPIISPLAPEILSTPNPGKIKIPNMTAFDGTSCPEEHLMAYKNLMLLYNTNPSLWCKFFPTTLTGVTLTWYTSLPGGSIHNFAQLEGKYLGHFIASRRQEKSNFHLLSITQLEGESISSYLKKFYEAVLEVTDLEESVALNALLNRIKAQRLKFQLVESQVKTYAEAMKQCQSYVTASEICQAHDPKKRRSDKKDLTANHSSRSREEHSSRRERNYLPRRLEPPSDMGPPRSRHVYVTEREPRTRNLLDGGNDPLFNRNRKDIFFAIRDQLPTPPPTATPSDRRNYNLWCDYHKEHGHTLAQCRELERILHQLANEGKLSKVINRKDHNAGREAERRSWNQRRRSPKRDEARCESSNTQGTINMIFGGYTEEYSTIRAERNSVHTLLKGPSKASSSGPIMRFDATTSQTLQQPHSDPLVVTLKIGQMKVKRVLVDTGSTADLITMECLRKNEVRRKVLPTP, from the coding sequence ATGCCGCGGATAGAGGACGGCAGGAGTAGCCTTCACGAAGATCTCACACCTATAATCTCTCCATTGGCTCCGGAGATATTGAGTACCCCCAATCCTGGgaaaataaagatcccaaaCATGACGGCCTTCGATGGAACGTCCTGCCCAGAGGAACACCTAATGGCCTACAAAAACCTGATGTTGCTGTATAACACTAACCCATCATTGTGGTGCAAGTTCTTTCCAACTACCCTTACAGGGGTAACTCTGACGTGGTATACCTCCCTTCCAGGGGGAAGtatccacaactttgcccaactgGAAGGCAAATACCTGGGTCATTTTATAGCATCCAGAAGACAggaaaaatcaaacttccatttaCTCAGCATCACACAATTGGAAGGAGAATCCATATCATCCTACTTGAAAAAGTTCTATGAGGCGGTACTGGAAGTAACTGATTTGGAAGAGTCGGTTGCATTAAACGCCCTGCTCAATAGAATAAAGGCTcaacggctgaagttccagcTGGTCGAGAGCCAAGTaaagacatacgcggaggccatgaagcaatgccAAAGCTATGTCACAGCTTCCGAAATATGCCAGGCACATGATCCTAAGAAACGAAGGTCGGATAAGAAGGATCTCACTGCCAATCATTCCTCAAGAAGCAGAGAGGAACATTCGTCAAGGAGGGAAAGAAACTACTTGCCACGTCGTCTGGAACCTCCGTCAGATATGGGGCCCCCACGATCTAGACACGTATATGTCACTGAAAGGGAGCCCAGGACGCGGAATCTGTTAGATGGAGGCAACGATCCGCTGTTCAACCGGAACAGGAAGGACATATTCTTCGCCATCAGGGATCaattgccaactccacctcctactGCCACCCCCTCTGATAGACGCAAttataatctgtggtgtgattaccacaaagagcacggccacaCTTTGGCCCAATGCCGCGAACTCGAACGTATCCTACATCAATTAGCCAATGAGGGGAAGTTGTCCAAGGTCATCAACCGGAAGGACCATAATGCTGGAAGAGAAGCAGAAAGGAGGTCGTGGAATCAAAGACGCAGATCCCCAAAAAGGGATGAGGCTAGgtgcgaaagttccaacactcaaggaactatcaacatgattttcgGAGGATACACTGAAGAATATTCTACCATCCGCGCCGAAAGAAATAGTGTCCACACTCTGCTAAAAGGGCCCTCAAAAGCCTCGTCTAGTGGACCGATCATGAggttcgatgccacgacctcccaaaCGCTGCAACAACCTCATAGtgaccctctggtggtcaccctcaaaattgggcaaatgaaagtcaagaGGGTACTCGTAGATACCGGGAGCACGGCTGATCTCATAACAATGGAGTGCCTGAGAAAAAATGAAGTTCGAAGAAAAGTACTTCCAACCCCTTGA